From Oreochromis niloticus isolate F11D_XX unplaced genomic scaffold, O_niloticus_UMD_NMBU tig00002736_pilon, whole genome shotgun sequence:
TAATTGAAACTTTAATGTGATTTTAGTTTAGACATTAAACTGGCCACGTTTTGAATAAGATTTATAATAACAGATCTATGCTGGACATTAGCAACCGGGTTAAGGATGTTTTAAGGATTATGATAAACTTCAGTTCTTACTGAATCTGTAACATGGCCTTGATCTGCCtacatcattttaaaatgctttttttaatagtttgtgTTGTTAAATGAGTTTTGTGTCACTGTGGACAGCAAAAAACTCACCTGATGTAGTCGTAAGACAATGTTCACCACTACATGGTGACAAGGACAAATGAGTGACTGGCACAGGTATTTTCTATGCAAACAAAATGTCACACTGAAAAGCCTTGGTGGGAATTTTTGTTTACATAGAAAGTAAAGGAAAAACATGTCTTGAGGTCTTTCCAGCGTTTTCAAAACTGTGTTGCAATGAGTTTTTTGGATACACATCAGAACTTCAcaccaacaaacacacacacacaaaacaacaaaaatatgtaaatgggTAGTAAAAGGCAGTATAGGCAGTAAAAACCACCAAGGCTCTGCAGAGCTCAAACCTCCTCTGCCACAGACATAAGCATAAAAAATGTGCACTGTGAGCTTCATGGCACGGATTTCTATAGCCAAGAAAATCATTATGTATGTGGCCAAGAACTTTAGTGCATGTAGAGAATCTTACCAAAGTTTACTGGTGTCAGTTAGTTTAGCTAGTGGGATGGCAGAGAGGGCAGCCTTTACATTGTAGAAAgagtcacattattttattgtagatTGACAGTAACTGTCTATGAGCTTCTAACCAGgcataaataataaaaggaaATACATTCATGAAACCGTCAAAGCTGCTGTAAACTGAGCAGAAGAGAAATATTTatgtgatgttacattttcCTGAGAACTGACTGGTTGTGATGACTCCTCCATGTGCTACATGCTATTTTGTCCTGCTAGTCAACCCTGCTGTCTGTTCTCAGTCCTCCTCCTGTTTCACTGATATATGTCCACTTCACCGACCTGCCTGCTGACATCAGAGCAAACCCCTGTGTCATGTGACCTGGCTGGAGTTGCAAAGCTGGACTCAGACCTGGCCCAGGCAAGTTCAAAGGGAGTTGTGGAAAAGAGAGCAGGGAGTATGGTAATGCACTGGAAGGATGAAGTGGAAACAGGAAGCGTGTAGATTCAGTGGACTTGGCATCCTCTACGACCTCATCATGACTTAGCTGCTGCTCTTCCTCACTGCTGAATCCACCCGAATCCAAGCTGGGAAGCTCCATGCTGTCAGCCTGCCGTTTCATAATCAGAACAAACCTGAATAAACTTGCCAAACAGCCTCTGAAAAtctgccttttgtttattccctCCCCCATTCTCATCCTTGCCTTCAGGCGTCTCATCATGGCTATCAGTCATATTGATGCTATCTGTCTCCATGTTCTCTTTATTGGCCTCTTCACAACTGGACATGCCTGAATCTAGATTCTGGAGCCTAAATTGATCTGTGTTGAGCCTCTCAGATTCTCCCATAGTGGTTACAAAAAATGGACTGCACACAAACTCGTGCGTCCATGACTGATCCTGCTGCTTCCACTGCAGTTCACTTCTGTATGAATTGATCTTTTCATGACTGTTCACTTTGGACAACCAGGAAACAGAGGTGAAGTTGATTGCTGGCTTCGCAGGATGATTCCCCTTAACAACAAGAGCATGCACACAGGTTGTTTTAGGCCACCATGAATAGCTCATATTGTAAATCACAAAGAGCCAGTATTATACTGTAGATTATACTCATGGCTCATAGGAGGTGATTACACTCCGCTTCATTTGGTTACAGTTCAGACTGAGGGACAACATATGGAAAGacagaaactggaaaaaaatgtttgaaaaatatttactgttagaaaacattcatttttcaaatgtgatttgaagtaaaaaaaaaaaaaaaaaaaaattctgagtCACCAAAAGCCAATCAGACAATAGAATTGAATAGAATTGGTATAAACAGAGAGCAGCCATAAAGAGAGTGGAGATGAAACTTCCTTTAGACAGagaaatgaactttttttttttttttttttttttaagcaagaaACAAGATAAATAGATGCACTTAAAAGGATAATTCTCTGTTTCTAACACATTCCAGTTTCACTTTCTTGCCATTAGTAGGAAGCTGTACAGAAACTATAATTAGCTTTTAATTTCACTTAAAATACATTAACACTGAAAAGTAAAATAGTCTTTTTCTGGCAAAAGATAAAAACTAAAATTTAGCATTTTTAAAGGTCCCTGCTCACTGACCCCTCTGTCTCTTATCTGTAGATGTATCTATAGCATTCTGCAACTACGACTAACCTTGGATCTGGCTGCAGGTATCCCTGTACATCCTTCTTATCATCAAGTGTAAGCAGGTAACATGTGATTTGATTTACATCCTTCGCCCAGCACATTTGTCAGCGCCTTCAGGTAAATAAAGGAATAATTTCAGGTAACGTGGCTCATAGTAGGGATTCTGTAAGAAAGATTGCTAGCTCTAATATTAATACCACACAATTCAACACACCAACAGCTCATATttctagaataataataataaaaaaaacatcagttgATGCATCTTATTTCTTCTGCCTATTCAATACAGGGTcagagggggaggagggagggagggtggggggctggagcctgtcccagcaGTCATAGGTAGTGtacacctggacaggtcaccagtctgttgcagggctggAACTAGCACATATTTATTAtagatgcattgaagctaatctGCACACTTACTGTGAATCTGTGACTGCGATTAATCATTTTACATATAACTTAACTACCAACTTAATTAGTCAtaacagaagctaatatttctgtcctaACACTGTTTATATTGTAACCATTTTAACATAAGCTAACttttacaccgtaactttaagctagcaccataaagatGGTTAAACAcataatatctacaaatgcatctcaAAGCTGTTTTATCAGCACTCGCTGTATTACTAACAcaaccacattaacattactGACACTCACTGACTTGTTATAGTCACTCTATAAATGCTGTATATTGTGCGTTGTTAATGTACATGTTATTTCCTTGTTCATTTACTTTCAGACTATACTCCCACACTGTGTCCCACACTATACTCCTAATGCTATCATGGTGCAAATGCTGGATCATAGATAAATTCTCAAACTGCATTTGATGGGTGGCATGTGTTCTAACCGACATGCCAGGAAGACACCATTTAAGATTCAACCCTTCACCAGACCCATTGGCCCAAATGTGCATTTCCCCACCAGGCAGATGCCCAGTATGACAGATTACCAGTCCAGACCTGCGCACGACTGATAAGCTGATACGAGAAAGCCACAGGAAGGGTGCGTTTAGTTACATACCAGTTTTTTCAGCAtctgaatttatttttattttgaggtCAAAAAGTTCAAGAATATTTTAGGGAGGGCCAACACCAAAAcagcaaagcaaacaaaaccaGCTGACATGtcagcaaaaataaaagtgcCAGAGGCCTGTAGTATAAATCAGGATTTGGagcttcaattcaatttattttagaagcgccaaatcacaacaacagtcacctcaaggcgctttatattgtaaggtagaccctacaataatacatacagagaaaaacccaacaatcaaatgactcCCTATGAGATAGCACtatggcgacagtgggaaggaaaaactcccttttaacaggaagaaacctccagcagaaccaggctcagggaggggcggggccatctgctgcgaccggttggggtgagaggaggaggacaggagcttAAGGCAACATTAGGTTTAAGCCTCGAAAAAAATTATACCGCAGACCTGATTTTCCTATTCAACATTTTCCTTATCTGGCTTCAATTATCCAGATAACACTGGCAAACAGGTAAAGAAGTCACATAAATATGGATATCAGCTTGAAGATTCAACATTGAGTTTCCCAAAAGAAATGTGCTGGCAGCATTCATTATGAATGCTGCCAGCACATGTCACAACCATGGTAAGGTCTACAGCATATTTGACAAAGAACATCCCACTATATGAAGGTTAAACACAAAATATAGAGAACATACTACATGTTGCAGTCAAAGCAGCAGTGTTTGAGTATTTGTGTTGGGAAAAGTGCTACTTAGTGTGTAAGCCATAGTAAACTATTACCGCAAAAAGTGCTGTGAGTGCTTGAAGCCTTTTAACAAGATGATCACCTCACCACATGGATCCTGGATTACTTTACCAAAGTATGTAAAGATCCAGAACTGTGTGTCTAATAGGGTTGTTTCAGGCAGTCCACAGGGACCAGTTCTGTTTCCATTTGCTTTCACCATATAGACCACAGACTTCTGCTACAACTCTGCTATCTGCTTCCTGCACAAGCTCGCTGATGACTCAGCAGTTGTTGGTCTCATTGCTGATGGAGACGACAGGGAGTCCAGAGGACTGACCGAGGACTTTGTTAACTGGTGCCAGCAGAATCGCCTCCAGATGTAACACTAGAAAAATGAAGGAGCCTCTGGTTTATGTTTGCAGGCACAAACACCTGtaccattgtttaaaaaaaataaaattataatggGTCCACAGTAAGAAAAAGTATTTGATGACCCATCATAGAGGAAGGAGAACCCTGCAGTGACAGGAGTTTGAACAGGATCCCCCAAGAATGAATAAGATCAGTCTTACCGTTTCAACGAAGTCTGACTGTATAGAACAAATAGCCTGCATTATCAAGCAGAGAATGATTAAAGAGAGAATCAGCCAACAGGTGAAGAACAGAGGGGGCATTTATTTAGCAGAGGCCCTCGAAGACCCTGTGGGCCCAGTTTGAACACCACATTTATACAAAGAGATCGAAAAATGGGGAGACCTTCCCTTGGAAATGTGCTTTTTCCAAACAACATGTCACAGTCTGCCGAGGCAAACTGCGTGGAGTGTGAGGAGTGGACCCAGGTGCAGACATTCTAAAACTCAAACTTAACTGATGATGAGCCGTTTATTAAAGCAGACAgaacagtacaaaataaaaggGCGAAAACAATGCAAACTAAGCAATAAcctaaacctaaactgggtaaacTAGAAAGGAAACATGAACCATGAAAAACCCTGgcaaatagaaaaaacaaacaaactctaaATATGGCAACGTGATGAGGATATATGAAAAACCTGAACGCAGGACATGGCATGGGAACCACGCAGACGATCCgacaaagaaaaagtgaaagcacacagactaaatacacacaggaggataatgagggaagtgggaacacatggggaaacagctgacacacatgaccATAACGACATCACAGAGgaagagtaaaactaaacacattgaCCATAGAAACACAAGGCCtcttcaaaataagacaggaaacatAAGACGCAGACATGATAACCtgaacttgacaacataagacacagacatgaaacacatgaagggctAGGGAGACTGAACAGGGGTTGGAAGTCACAAGGGAAATCTAATAACAAAGAACTATAACAACCTCGGCATGATAAAAAATGAACTTAGAAAACCTAAAAGGcttaaacataaaccataaacatgaacataaactaaaactcaaaacgctgggtcaaaagacccaggatcgtgacacaACAAGTTTACTTACAGAAGATAGACAGTTACAAGCTGCTCATCAGAATCAGtatcaaaaatacattttaaccaTTTATTAACAAGTATTTTAACCAGTCATTTCTTCAGCTGTCAGTAACAATAATTTTATTGAGTTTGTAGTTTCCCATTCAGTTGTGTTTGCAGTAGCATCCCACTGACAGTCCGACAAGGACCAGAGCTCCCAGTATCATCCCAGCTATTATATATGGGATGGAGTTGACTGTAGAATTGGGTTGAGGTGGGGTCGGGGGTTgggtaaagaaaggaaaggagaaTCATTTATACCAGGCAaattaaaaacaccaaaacactcACAATGAACTTAATTTGTGAAGTAATATTGTGATTGAACTTCAGTGACTCGTTTTCCAGGAAGTATCTGACAACACTCACCTTGTACATCAATGTTAAACTCCTTGGTGACAGTCCCTactgtgttgctcacagtgcaGATATACTGTCCTTCATGCTCAAAGCCGACAGATTTAATAGTGAGAACGCTGACACTGTAGGAAGGACTATTTGTTGGAAGTGTCCAGGTGTATGAGGGGCTGGGGTTTCCCACAGAGGAGCAGTTCAGGTGTAGAGTGTCTCCTTCTGTGATTGTGATCACATCTGGATTTGGTGGCTCCTTTAGCTCAGGCCCATCTGTGTGATTATTGATAGAGGGAAAAAATACAAAGCAAAATTTCAGCAAAATAGAAataatttataaattaaaacacatttctggtGTAATATACAACAGAAAGTACTGTCGACAGTTCAGCCCACTGtactttattttcactttgtgcTGCTATACTCTGTTGTCAGTTTGTCCACTTCATGATGTTTAACTGCTCTACTTACTTTACAGGTTAATTATCTTCATACTCTGTATTGATtccacatttaaacaaataGTAAAGCCGACCTTTTATCATTTAGGATTTAAACacaattactattattattttttaatgttcacaAACAAAGTTTACTTCTATTCTGGCTTTCCACAAACTTCTGAGGGAAACATTTTACTGGCAAACAGCTAAATCCTCCACTATGTTCATCAGCTTGTGGCAGTCAGCAGTTTGTTGATGATGCTATTTAGAGCCTGTTCATTAACAGTGATGAGCGCTATAAGGAAGAATCAAAACACtatttctttactgtttcgatTCTTCCTCAAAGCGCTCACGAGGACACAAAACCAAACCAGTGACATGAATCATGCTCTAAATGTCAAACTCTGAGAAACAGATCAAAGAAcgtctttatttctctcagactcACAGTGAACTATAGCAGGGAGTTTTTCTGATGTCACCACTGGAGGGCGCTGTGGTCCATCTGGTCCCAGCTCCAGCTTGGTTTCGCACCAGTACTGGGCTCCATCATGTTCTCTACTGGGAGTGATGTTCAGAGTAAAGGTCTCATTCACTGGTTTCTTCTGTTCACTGTTGGACTGTAGGTGACccagtgctgtgtttcctctgtagaaGGTCACAGTGAGGCTCTGAACAGGAGCTACGTTCTGTACGCTACACTGCAGGGTGTACTGCTGATTCTCAAACATCATCCCAGTGTGGTTTACAAAGCTGATGGAGACACTTTCTGGAGGCTCTGAGAAAACAGGgaaagaaagagtaacacaGGTAGATGTTAGTCAGTAACTGCTGAGAGCATGAATCCATCTAACTGTGTATTTACACAAAGAGGTCAAATTTAGATTACAAATGATGTAAAGTTCACTAGAACGTCTCACATTCTAAGGTAAGTATACTTACGGTAGATGGTTATATCCACAGTGCTAGTACACTGATCACCATCATCAGTGTTATAATAACAGATGAGATATGTGTCCcattcagtcagtctgtcaaCCGTCCAGATCATCGTGGTTCCATTTTGTCTAACTTCTCCTACAGGTGTCTCCAAACCAAAAGAATCTCCCCTGCAGTCCTTCTGACATGCATCACATGTAACATTGGCTGGGTCACCGTACTTCACTACCAGTGCAGATGGAGTGAACACAGGAAACTCTGTGCAGCTAGGATCTGTAAGAAACACATCAAATGTTGTTATTGGGTAGATCAACTTGGATAAAGTTGATAAACAAGAGGAGAAATTAATTGATCAAAATGGTGAAACTGGAAACTGAAAGTCCGGGAAGATTCAaggttcagttttttgttttttttttaacaaaaaaagcaaaccagaagaaaactttgaaaagaaaagttgCCTGAAGAGGGAAATGAATGTAAGGAAAACATGAACCTGTCTGCAGAAACCTATTGTCTGATTTTTGGGCCATCAGCAAAACACCAAATGAAGAAACATCTTTAGGAAGAATTTTTTTCCATCACTCCAGAAGAGGTCCAGCGATTTTGGAGAACCAATTCCAAGAAGCACTTAAGCTGTTCTACTGAAACTTTGTTGATTAATTTGATAAAATGAGATATCAGGAAATAATTAAATATCTAAGACTAATAATAAAAGCATCAAGTCCCAAAGTGTGGCATTACTAAATAAGATAAACAATCTTATATTTGAGATAAAAAATGCATTGCAATTTtaatttgtattcatttatttatttatttatttatttaattaattaaataaacaaataatataTTGGGTTAGAGTTTGTAGAAGTTTGTTCAAGCTGTATAAGCTGCATGAACACCTCGACTAGCTTTTATAATCAGAGGTTGGTTATAAGGAGCAGCTGTAGCCTATTCAAAGGCTCCTGACATTTGGTTCTCATTCCCGTCATGATGGATGGATAGACGGTAGCAACGATCACAGCCCCGCCACAGCGATGCTGATCGGGTTCATTTTCCCCTGGCGATTGTTTGGCTGTTAAagggtggtgagttggatcccACCATGAGGTCTGTTAAGTAGTTTGTTGAGCTGCTGTTTTCACTAAGGCAATATAGTGGCAGTGAATCTTTGAATCTTATAAGCCATGTTTGGTAATAAAGGGTGatcttttaattgttttagGTCCTGCCACTTAATtcactgttttcttctttcagctccatattttgtttaataaaattatttaaattttttaatttttttgattaGCCTGTCAATAACAAGCCTGTGTGCCTTGGCAACCGGTAAAACCTTTGTATTGGTTAATGTA
This genomic window contains:
- the LOC109200210 gene encoding vascular cell adhesion protein 1, producing the protein MFIHFILLVSYSLTFLCTHQVSSFDPSCTEFPVFTPSALVVKYGDPANVTCDACQKDCRGDSFGLETPVGEVRQNGTTMIWTVDRLTEWDTYLICYYNTDDGDQCTSTVDITIYQPPESVSISFVNHTGMMFENQQYTLQCSVQNVAPVQSLTVTFYRGNTALGHLQSNSEQKKPVNETFTLNITPSREHDGAQYWCETKLELGPDGPQRPPVVTSEKLPAIVHYGPELKEPPNPDVITITEGDTLHLNCSSVGNPSPSYTWTLPTNSPSYSVSVLTIKSVGFEHEGQYICTVSNTVGTVTKEFNIDVQVNSIPYIIAGMILGALVLVGLSVGCYCKHN